From [Clostridium] symbiosum, a single genomic window includes:
- a CDS encoding rhodanese-like domain-containing protein, with amino-acid sequence MYETIPVQHLDRWLEQGYEGRIIDLRSPSSYCQSHLCGAENYPFDELMEQPELLDNSRPLLFYCARGSESLLACNLFYRKGYQVVNVANGLRFYRGKYLTDQ; translated from the coding sequence ATGTATGAGACAATTCCGGTTCAGCATCTGGACAGATGGCTGGAACAGGGATACGAGGGCAGGATTATAGATTTGAGAAGTCCATCCTCTTACTGTCAGTCCCACTTATGCGGTGCAGAAAATTATCCGTTTGACGAACTGATGGAGCAGCCGGAACTGCTGGACAACAGCCGGCCGCTGCTGTTTTACTGTGCGAGAGGAAGCGAAAGCCTGTTAGCCTGCAATTTATTTTACAGAAAAGGGTATCAGGTTGTAAATGTTGCAAATGGGCTTAGATTTTACAGGGGAAAGTACCTCACAGACCAGTAA
- a CDS encoding class I SAM-dependent RNA methyltransferase, which yields MVRYELIAPCHFGLEAVLKKEIIDLGYEITEVENGRVSFEGDAEAICRANIFLRTAERVLLKVGGFQALTFDELFERTREIPWENYLPRDAKCWVKKASSINSKLFSPSDIQRIMKKAVVRRMQAEYDLEQMPETGSEYPLRVFFYKDQVTVAIDTSGDSLHKRGYRQLTSRAPITETLAAALIMLTPWKKDRILVDPFCGSGTFLIEAAMIAAGIAPGLNRSFLSEDWKNLIPRKCWYDAIDEASEMVDDTVEVDIQGYDIDGEVIKAARENAKRAGVDHLIHFQQRPIAELSHPKKYGFIISNPPYGERLEEKKDLPALYRQIGERYKALDSWSMYLITAYEDAERDIGRKADKNRKIYNGMMKTYYYQFMGPRPPKRKTGDTVEA from the coding sequence TTGGTGCGATATGAACTGATAGCCCCCTGCCACTTTGGCCTGGAGGCTGTTTTGAAAAAGGAAATAATTGATTTGGGATATGAGATCACGGAGGTTGAGAATGGACGCGTCAGTTTTGAAGGCGATGCGGAGGCAATCTGCCGGGCTAATATTTTCTTAAGAACAGCCGAGAGGGTCTTATTAAAAGTGGGCGGCTTTCAAGCCCTTACCTTTGATGAACTGTTTGAGAGAACCAGGGAGATTCCCTGGGAGAATTATCTGCCCAGGGATGCGAAATGCTGGGTGAAAAAAGCATCCTCCATCAACAGTAAACTTTTCAGCCCTTCGGATATTCAGAGAATCATGAAGAAAGCCGTTGTCCGCCGCATGCAGGCTGAATACGATCTGGAGCAGATGCCGGAGACGGGAAGTGAATATCCACTGAGGGTTTTCTTTTATAAAGACCAGGTTACGGTAGCCATTGACACAAGCGGAGATTCCCTTCACAAGAGGGGATACCGGCAGCTCACGAGCAGGGCTCCGATCACGGAAACCCTGGCTGCCGCCCTCATCATGCTGACTCCATGGAAGAAAGACAGGATCCTGGTAGACCCGTTCTGCGGCAGCGGGACCTTTCTAATTGAAGCCGCGATGATTGCGGCGGGGATTGCGCCGGGACTGAACCGTTCATTCCTCTCCGAGGACTGGAAGAACCTGATTCCGAGAAAATGCTGGTATGACGCCATCGACGAGGCATCCGAAATGGTGGACGATACGGTAGAAGTGGATATTCAGGGATACGATATAGACGGAGAAGTGATTAAGGCCGCCAGGGAGAATGCGAAACGGGCCGGCGTCGATCACCTGATCCATTTCCAGCAGAGGCCGATCGCCGAACTGAGCCATCCGAAAAAGTACGGCTTTATCATTTCCAACCCTCCTTACGGCGAGAGGCTGGAGGAGAAGAAAGATCTCCCCGCGCTGTACCGTCAGATTGGGGAGAGGTACAAGGCCCTCGATTCCTGGTCCATGTATCTGATTACCGCTTATGAGGACGCGGAGAGGGATATCGGCAGGAAGGCGGATAAAAACAGGAAGATTTACAACGGTATGATGAAGACGTATTATTACCAGTTTATGGGACCAAGGCCACCGAAAAGAAAAACAGGAGATACAGTTGAGGCGTAA